The region GAGAGAATTTGCACTCCCAGAAGCCCCAAGGCATGTACTATACGCTTTTGGTGGGAATGCGTCTCTATAGCACTGATGTTCGATGGGTCGACTGGAATAGCTTCGTGCGAGTTCAGCATCTCGATAGCCTCGGCATGCATTTCATGGAGGGTTGCTAGGCGCTCAGGGTCGGTAATCAACCGGCCACCCGCAGGCCCAGAGGATGCCTCCCAATCCGGGTGAGTATACCCAGCATCTGTTGTCCCAGGAGCCGCTCTAGCAAGTGGCAGAAGCGCCACAGAGCAGAGTACTCAACCTCATGATGTGATACTTGGAAGATAAACAGAGCGAAGCGGCAATTGTGCTCTTCCGATCCTGTAGTCACCGCACGATGGCAGTGGGATGTCTTTTCGTCAAACAAGCAGTGCGACTGGTTTCGACCCCCTTTATAGTGTAACTCGCATTGGGGGCCGAATGGCAAGCAGTGCTTGTGTACTGGACCAAGTTCCCCGAGGTCACAGTCTGGAATCGGCCAAGCCGCGATGGATCAAACCCCACTGTTAAGGTACGAAATGTTTTCAGCTCAAGGTGCACTAATTTGTCCATGAGAAGAATGAAGATTACTACTAGTAGTCGGCCATGTGGCGGCCATGTGGCGGTCACGCCGTGAAAGTGCCGCAATTGGGATCACTTAGCCTGTCGACATTCAGTGTACGCATCAATGAGGGTTTTCAGGGAAGAAATAGGTCTTATCTAGGCAAGGCCAACCATTCCGAAGCAGCGTGATGTGGCAGATAACTCCGTGGATTAGTCGGCATCTTTCCGGTAGTTACAACAGGCTCAACTAAAAGGAAATTAAAACATGTTCCTGGCACCTTGTTAGGCGCTGGGAAGCTCGTTTCAAGGCGCCAAGACGGTCTAGGGCAGTTCGAAAGGAGCTATCTGAGCCCCTGGGGTCTTGGCCAGCTATGGAAAACCCTGAAGCAGGGTCTGAGCCGAGGCTACATAACTTGTGTGATTGCTGTTCTTCCCTTTCAAGTGCGTGCTTCTTGGTCCGATGTTGCAAACTATACGGAACAGTTAGCCCTAACATTAGGTATGTTTTTGTTTGTATatgttatgaatatggcttagtgcttggagttggagtaattgcttggagttggagtagttgatactccaatattgaggggctatataagatgacacgtgtatctcccatctttctgttctgtaactaaGTCCATGAGCTTGCTCcctcagacaatgatcacttagttctctctattctatgtcaacttcctctgaccaactGTGGATTTCACTACATTGGTTATGAGCCCGGGCCACTAGACTAGGCTTACAAACCCTACCTAGCAATACTTGACAGCTAGAGATACTGCCTTACTTCTACCATGGCATCTGACAGCTTCCTATCCCTGAAGGTCTCTGATCTGGAGATCCTGTTGTACAAGAATGCTGAGACTTGGTTTACCAAGATGCAAGCAGTCCTTGATGGGAAGGAGATCTGGTACCCAGTTCAAGACATCTACCTGATCCGCCAGGGCTTAGACCCATTACCTGATGTTGATAAAGATGATGACTTCTTCCTACCTCCACGAGCTTTGTTGTCCCCTGCCCTGCGAAGAACCATACCTACCTCAACCCCAGAACCATCAATCGAGACAAGTGCCACAACCGAAGTTGAAAAGATTTGAAAGCTATGGAAGAAAGCTGCATAGAAAAAGGCCAACAAACTAGCTATTGCAGTTATCCTCGGCCGAATATTACTAGTAGATATCAATATTGTCAAGAGATATACATTTGCTGGAGATATATGGTTGCATTTGAAAGAGACATACAAGCAAATGGACTGAGTCCTTAGGGTCAAATCTCTAGACCAATTTCTCAGCTGGAGAATAAAGCCGGATCAGAAGATCCTTGCTGCTGTCAATGAGGTCCGACACCTAGCTGGCTGAATTCCTGAACTAGGTGGAGACCCCCCTTCTGAGGagataataattattatccTCCTTAAAGGGCTGTTGCCAAAGTACAAGACCTTTCGGCAAATACTTATGCTTCAAGATCTATCCTTTAACCAGGCTGTTGAGTCTCTTAAGACAGCTGAATCAACCCTACCCaccactgctgctgaagcccCTTCATATACCAACTTGGCCAACCGTGCGAAGGAAAGGATTAAGTATTATAGATATAGGAAGTATAGTCATGTTTAAAAGGATTGTCCTGAGGAATctgacaaggagaagagaccacAGTCTAAGAAGATTACTAAACTAAAGAAGGAGCAAGCCAAGATTGCAAAGTAGATTACAAAGCTTGGGCTCTCTGATTCTGATAGTGATTCTGAAAGCTTTTAGGGGTGTGTCCCCTGGGGTATGTGATCCCTGAAGCTGCCCTGGAAATGGATTTATGCTGGATAGAAGGGCGTCCAAGATCCTAGAGGATAGTGATCTGCCAAGCCGTACAGATTCCCTCAGTGAGATACAAGCTGGGCACCCCTGCAAGCTGGTGCATGATATCAAGGCCTGCATGGCCGGGCATATTAATGCCTCAAAGTCCTTGGTGGCCTAGGTAGCCTTGGTGTCTCCTAGAGAGCATTGGTTGCTTGTTGAAAGTCCTTGGTGGCCTAGGTAGACTTGGTATCTCCTAGAGAGCATTGGTTGCTCGTCGAAAGTCTTGGTGGCCTAGGTAGACTTGGTGTCTCCTAGAGGGCATAGGTTGCCCGACTTCTTTTAGGTCTCTGTGACCTTGCCGGCCTGTTTGGCCTATACCTCGTCTTGGAGAGTGTCTGGAGCCAAGGGGAGTATCTGATAGATATGGCATTCAATCAGCTTCTTGTTACTATGCTATTGAATGAAGGGGAGtgttatgaatatggcttagtgcttggagttggagtaattgcttggagttggagtagttgatactccaatattgaGGGGCTttataagatgacacgtgtatctcccatctttctgttctgtaactaagtccatgagctcgctccctcagacaatgatcacttagttctctctattctatgtcaacttcctctgaccaactGTGGATTTCACTACAGTATAGGACAGTAAATTGTGCGCCAAGAATTGTCATTTGAGCACATACGCTAAAGCCTTATCAAGTGCATCTCGCCTAGTCCGTGAAGGTGGCTTAGACGCCACAGTTGGTTGACGAACTATTAGTTGCAAAACTATAGAGCTTACAGCTGAATGATCAGGAACCCCTATTTCCGCCCTTTCCGTGTCTTCAATACCAGTGAGTTAATCACCGGTTATTATGACCACAGCGTTTTGTCAACCACTAAAATATGTtcgcagctgcagagatACAAAATAAATTATTGCGGAATTTGATTAACTACAGAGGCAGTGATAAAAGAGTTACAATGCCTGATTAGCGGGCTTTAACAAAAACAAGACTAGTCCATTCCCATGTAGAACATGAATATCAAGCTATATTCATATATAGCAAGATGCATATGTTGtatttctttattctttatTTACCTAAATTATTGTTCAAGGTTCCCATCTGCTGAGCACCTCGGATTCTATTCCGAGGACATTCTCTGCCTCGGCCGCGGCAAAGTGGCCCCGTGCTCGGCTCAAATGTAACTTTGAGAATTCATATATGAACAATGTTTAGAGTTCACAGCTGATTTTTGACGCCAAGAATTCTTACCATGGGGAGAGGCGGGGGTTTCTTGTAACAAACGATGATACTATGAGAACTGCGGTGAAATCCGCGgttggtcagaggaagttggcacagaatagagagaactaagtgatcattgtctgagagAGCGATCTCATGGACTTAGCTACAGAAAGAAAGATGGTAGatacacgtgtcatcttatatagcccctcaatattggagtatcaacttactccaactccttAAGTgctaagccatattcataacaaGAACAGTTTCTACCGAGGCCCTAGCCTCAAACATTCTTCTGGTAGCTCATTGTAGAATCTGTCGGCGGTCTGCACTGGGCTATCGTGCCATCCAATGCCATATCTATATAGTGCTGAAAAAGGACACGCGCGGGCACATGCTAGAGAATCGCAAACTCGCAGCAAGTTTCGCAGATGCAGGCGCGCAATCACAAGCTGAATGTCCTGTGTACCAATATTACCTATTAGGAGGATACATAGAGCTGTGTCGAGTACcgtcgatgtcgaggacgTGAGTGGCAATAGGGCTAAAGCTAGAATTAGTCCGCCTGATGAATACCTCGGTGCCCTACCTAGTACGACTCGTTCGCGCCGCCTTCAGCAGTTCTAACTGGGTATTGCCAGGCAGGCAGAAATTCGAATTTCTTTATACAGCCTCACACCCAAGCACACGAAGCGCATGTTGGCTGCGAAGTTTACATTCATTCCAGACACATCCCACAGCCCAAGGGTGCTGGGGCCTAGTCAGTTGCCGGTACAGGCGCTACAGCAAATACTGCCGTGCCAGGGACGAAGTCACAAAAGCACTGGTGAATGATCATTCCTCCATTGCAGAATTCTACTTAATTAGTGTGAACGACTTGGAGAAGTAAGCTATAGGCTATCAGTAGGATGGTCTGCCAAGCTACAGTATGCTTGCTAAGATacaaatatatatcaatGTTGTTTGTCACAGAATCGATAGAACTACAAGTACTGTACACGATAGTCTGGAAGCAGAATCAGAATATCAAATGGCAGAATCTTGAAAACCTCTAGATTCTATATGATTAACGATCTTCAATCAATAACGAAATCTTGGCTGCAGATAAAAGCTTCTTCATTACAAACTTTCAGGGATGAGTTGCCGATCAAGCTAAGCTTTCAGCACCCCAGGGACGAACGAACCCAAAAACTTGTAAGTCGAGCTCTACTGCTTTTTTGCAACAAATTTGACTCGCAAATTGATGGTATTCGGGATGCTTCGTGTCTTGATAGACACCTGACCCTTTAAGAACCGACGGCCTGGTATCATAAGCTGCCCTGCTGAGGCCGAGCCGACAGCTGAGCGACGGGGTACTAGACCTCGGCAGGCCCATGGGCTACCCATGATGGGTAAGCCCATACCCACACATGGGTGGGCAATGGGTAGTCTTCAGATACCCATGGGTGGGTAGCCTGAAGCTGATACCCATGATGGGTACCTATTAGGTACCCATCTAACCCAAACTCTAATAAAAAAGAAACCTCCATAACTTGCATAACTTATATAATCTTACTTGTAATTTTAAATTATTCTCCTTATACTATATAGCTTTAATAACACTCAGCATGATATTACTCTATTTACATAGCTAGTAATACTCAAAACCATTATCTACATACTAAGACTTCTTGTGGTTTTTTGCTGAGCTCTATACTGGTACACATTCCTACTGTGGCATTACAGGTAAGGGATGTTTACTATTAACATTATTATTAATATTATCATAAAGCTCTACGTCTACCTGCTGTTCTGGCTCAAAAATACAGCTCCTATACTGCTTCTCTAACATATGCTTGCTCCGTATTACTAGCTCTGTATTAACTAGTAAgctatcttcctcctcttcttcattaTCACAAATTAGATTAATATTATCTTATATCTGCTGTGCATGCTTTTCGTCTTCTACAGTCCACGCATATGTGTAACCACTCGAAGTCTGAGGCGCCTCCCCGATAGAGGACCACGTCCAATCCGCATTGGCTCATGTGGAAAGGGGACggacaattgtcattattggatggccaacGTGGCCGTTtaacgtaaatcccgggtgatccgtagttcccgggtgatccgtgATTTTCCCTCCAAAACCTATGCTTGCTCGACTTTGAAGTACTGTACATCAACCAAAAGTGATTCAAATTAAAATAAACTAAATTCCATAATGAGTAGGACAGCTGGTCCTCTTGTGGCCCTGAATATTACATTCTGAACATGTTGGTGGAGTATGTTTAGGTATACCTAGAGTTTGAGGCgcacctccgccagcacccCCCCATCTTGCCTCTATTTGGTTATTTCTTGATGAAATTAGGTCCCTGGCTTCCTGAAATGAAAGACCTTCTGTAAGAGTCATCTGGTGTTTAGAACAACTCTTTTTCTGTCTGTTATTCTCTATGGCTGAGCGGAGATCACAGTTTTCCCTTGCTAGTAAGTTGACATTATAGATAGCCAACTCACACCCTTTTACCAACTCATCTAGGACTTTTTTGGTGGGAGTTGGGGGACTTTTAGACCTTCTCTCAAGCAGCTTTTTAACTGAAGAGACTTTTTGATGCACATGGCGCATGGTATAAGGCGTACCAAGCTCAGAAGAAGGGATTGAAGCAACCCCATGGCTTAGAGGGGGGGTTGGAGTACCCAGGCTGATATTTAACTTTTCAAGCACTGCCTTAGGATTAGAAGGAAGTATCCCAGTTGCTTTGAATCTGCTTTGAATATTCTCTGTAGTAAAGACTTCCTGGTGAGCTGCTAGGTAAGCTTTCAAGAAATCTAGCTTGTCAATATAGTTATATCCCAGGCGCCCTTTCTCCTCAATAAACTTGCCGTATGCCTTCTTTAAAGGTCCAAAACAACCAACATCCAAAGGCTGTAGGAGGTGAGATGAATGGGCAGGCATGCAAAgaggtatattattattctccTTGCATGTACGGTCAAACTCAGGCATTAGGTGGCTTCCATGCCCATCTAGAATAAGCAGCTGATATCCCCCCCTTGTACGCTTATTTGTTACTGGAATGAAGATATTTTGAAGCCAGCAGAGGCCAATTGCATCTGTAGTCTATCTATTGGTGCTTATTTTAATCCTCCAACTGCCAGGGATCATGCATTCATCAAACCATCCCTCTATATAGACTTTTCCTTTAAAGATAATGGTGGAGGGTATTGGCCACCCCCTAGTATTGATGTATATTATAGTGGTAACCCATTCCTGATTCCCTGGCTGTATAAGCCATGGTTTACCAGGCATTTCTGCCCCGAAAACCACCTTTATTGTTGCAA is a window of Aspergillus nidulans FGSC A4 chromosome VI DNA encoding:
- a CDS encoding uncharacterized protein (transcript_id=CADANIAT00009383), which encodes MASDSFLSLKVSDLEILLYKNAETWFTKMQAVLDGKEIWYPVQDIYLIRQGLDPLPDVDKDDDFFLPPRALLSPALRRTIPTSTPEPSIETSATTEVEKI
- a CDS encoding uncharacterized protein (transcript_id=CADANIAT00009384), which codes for MLHLSRARGHFAAAEAENVLGIESEVLSRWEP